DNA sequence from the Coffea arabica cultivar ET-39 chromosome 11c, Coffea Arabica ET-39 HiFi, whole genome shotgun sequence genome:
TTCATGCTGGCAAAAGAGTCTTCATCCCAAAAATACCTCTTCAGACCTCTGACAACGAAAGGAATGGGATTCCGTTCATAAGAACTCAATTTCCTGTCCGCCTTTGTTTTGCTTTAACCATTAATAAGGCACAGGGACAAACTCTTGACTATGTGGGTCTTTACTTGCGTGAACCTGTTTTTTCCCACGGACAGCTTTACGTTGCACTTTCTAGAGCTAGAACTGCTGCTGACCTTAAAGTTCTTCTTGTTCCTGGAACTTTTGATGAGAAAAAGATTGACTGCAAAACTAGGAACGTTGTCTTTAATGAAATCTTTCATTTGACTCAGCAGTAAAGATTCTGTCTAATTCAAGTATATTTTTGAATGAGGTACACATACATATTTATCTTTCTTTAACAAATATACTCTTACACTTAACCTGTGTACTAATACTTAGTTATGTATATTTTGCTTTCATACAGAATGGCTAACTTGCTGCCTATCCAAGACATTGTCCCTTTCATGAAGAATTGGAGTTGCATCATCACTGTTCAAGAAAAGCAACAGATCACTGACTCAAAGGGAACgccaacaaaaaaacaaaaatttatcTTCTATGATACACAGGTTAATGCCCCTTTGTACCCGTTCTCTTTCCTATGGTTGTGATAACAAAATTTCCTGTTTTTTAGCTAATGCTATACTCGCTGCTTCTGTATCCCAGGGATCAAAAGTGGAAGCAATAATCTTCAATGCTGATATTCCTAAAATGAGTCCGCTCTTACGTGTTTACAAAAAATACAAGATCACGAATGCTGAAGTGAAGCCTATCCCAGCAAAATTTCAGACAAGTGAGCTCACTATCCAATGGGTGATCAGCACTAAAACtgtcattcaagaaataaatgATGATCCTACTGAAATCATGCCTGTGAAGTTTACCTATACAAAATTTACTAATTTAGTGCATCATATGGATGAGAAGAATAAATCAGTTGGTAAGTCTCTCGAGAAATTAATATTGCTGTACTTACACTGTTATTAGTACCTCTTCCATGATGGTGGTTCTCTCTTTACAGATGTGCTAGGCGTTGTGATTGCTGCACTAGACATGAAGACGTTGAATAGAAACTCAAAAGAATCAAATGTTCAAAAGTTTGTCCTTCTTGATGAAGAGTGAGCATCTCATTTCTTATCTTAATCGCAAATGTGAATTAAATTATTACCTACTTATTACTTATATTAATAATCATTACAGGTGTCAAACTGTATTGCTATCTTTATGGGATGACTTTCTTACTAATGAAGGACAGCAGCTACTGTCTAACCTCCACAACTATCCTGTCATTATTGCACGCCGAATTAAAGTCAATAATTACAATGGTATTTTTTGCTTTTATacattgaaatattttttcccTCACCTTCTTATATatacatttcacaaaatcagTTATCATAACACTGATGTTTTTTCTGCAGGTGTTGCATTGGGTACTTGGTTTGATTCTGTCATACTTGTTGATCCACCTGTACAGGAAGCAAGAGAGCTGAAGAACTGGTATATTGTACTCCAATAATCTGTTTCTATCTCATAAAACTTCAACTTCAGATGATTTTCCCTTCTTACACCTTCTCTGTGTTTTTCTCATTGTACAGGGCACTTCGAAATTCTAAAACAATTGCAGATCTTCTTGATAAGAGAGACTACATGAAGTATAATCCTACAATTTCTCTCAGAGTTGATCAAAAAGCTACCTTAATTTGCAATGTTAACCCATCACAGAAGGTCTTAAAACATTCTTTCCCACTTTTCCTTTACAATTTGCTATCgccattttacatttttttttgtca
Encoded proteins:
- the LOC140016611 gene encoding replication protein A 70 kDa DNA-binding subunit B-like — protein: MPLCTRSLSYGCDNKISCFLANAILAASVSQGSKVEAIIFNADIPKMSPLLRVYKKYKITNAEVKPIPAKFQTSELTIQWVISTKTVIQEINDDPTEIMPVKFTYTKFTNLVHHMDEKNKSVDVLGVVIAALDMKTLNRNSKESNVQKFVLLDEECQTVLLSLWDDFLTNEGQQLLSNLHNYPVIIARRIKVNNYNGVALGTWFDSVILVDPPVQEARELKNWALRNSKTIADLLDKRDYMKYNPTISLRVDQKATLICNVNPSQKTTWVRARFYFQHILQKYWYMSCKNCYRATAADYEVEFTCNSCKEKQPAVPRCRFDVDLVDSSGSIPASIFGELAEKLLTFTSVEAMQHFNENVELPLDLVHEQLISKTFLIHIKPVQAQLADARQRYTVIYYYEADHATSSVQVASEAKDDLPLLNDQSRTLELADTEQNPVPSKTRMRLSDKFGELDKLDAGTSPDEPTSSAKKSKLT